From Candidatus Methylomirabilota bacterium:
GCGATGACCGGCGAGGCGGACGACGTGCGTGTGCTCGGAGCTCGCGTTGATCAGGCGGAGCCGCACCCGCTCGCCTTTGCGCACCGTGAGCGGCGCCGTGGCGGGATAGGCCTTCCCGTTGATCGTCATGGTGTCGTAGGCGGGCGTCCGACTGCCGCCCATCATCCTACCCATGCCGCCACCGCCACCCATCATGCCGCCCATGCTCCCCATTCCGCCCATCATGCCGCCGCCCATCATGCGCCCCATCATCCCACCCATGCTGCCGCGGCCGCCGGCCGTGCCGGCCGCCGTGCTCGGCAGCGGCCGCCCCGTCCCCGTGGCCCAGTCGTCGAGGACGAGCGTGTATTCGCGGTCGAACGGGAACGGCTCGGGGCCGGTGGGCTCGATGATCAGCGGCGCGGCGAGCCCGAGGTCGAGTTGGCGGTGCTCCTGGGCGTGGGTGTGGTACCAGCGAGTCCCGGCCGGCCGCGCGTCGAACTCGTAGACGAACGTGCTGCCAGGCGGGACGGGCTTCTGGGTGACGCCGGGGACGCCATCCATGGCGTTTGGCACGTTCACGCCGTGCCAGTGGATCGTGGTCGGCTCGGCGAGGGCGTTGGTCAGCAGCACGCGGACTCGCTCGCCCTCGCGGACCCGGATCTCGGGCCCCGGGATGCGGCCGTTATAGGCCATCCCGCCGATCCTCTTCCCCGGTGCCAGCTCCCACGTCAGTTCCCGGGCTTCCAGACGGATCTCCCGGATCCCGCCGGGCTGCGCCGCGGCCGGCCGCCCCGGGAGCGAGCCGCCGAGTGAGACGGCGGCGGCCCCGAGGCCGGCGCGGGCCGCGGCCCCGAGGAATTCGCGACGCGACAGCCTCGGTGCTCCGATCGCGCTCATGTCGTCCTCCGTCGGAACTCCGTCACGGGATGGCCTCATCCCGGGCATGCTTGGCGCGGATGGCCTGGGCCCGGGCCCGAAGCACGTCGGCCTCGTCCACCCGCTTCAGCTCGTGCAGGAGATCCGCGTAGTTCTCCAGCGTGGTCGCCAGCTCGGGGTGCTCGCGGCCCAGCGTCTTCTCCGTCGGGGCCACCGCGCGCCAGTACAAGTCCTCCGCCCGCGCGTACTACCGCTGGTCGTGGTAGAGCAGCGCCAGATTGTTCAGGCTGGCGCTGACCTCGGGGTGCTCCGGCCCCAGCGCCTTCTCCCGGAGCCCGAGCCGTTCCTGCCTCAATCTCACGGGTCGTACCATGGCGTCTCCGGTTCAGGACCCCTTCGCCCGCTCCCGCAGCAGCACCGTCACATTGCGGCGCAGGCGCCCAAGCGACTCCTCGTCGGGGAGGTGATACGCGCGCACGCGCGCCTGTCGGTCGACGAGCACGAATCGCGAGCTGTGCATGATGAGCCCCCTGGACCCATGCGTGGCGAACGCCGGCGCCGGTTCCAACCAGCGAAGGGGGCCGGCCGCCTGTCCTGGATCGTCCGGATCGACGACGCCGAGGTGGAACCCCTCCTTGGCGAGCTGATAGATCGCCCGCTTCTCTCCGGTGAGGAACAGCCACCGCTCGGGATCGGCGCCGTACCGCTCGGCATAGCTCCGGAGGGCCGCCACGGTGTCGTGCTGAGGATCGACGGTGATGGAGACGAGCCGGAGGGCGGCCTCGCCCGCGAACTCGGGTTGGAGGCGTGCGAGCAGCGCCGTCTGGACCGGACACGTCTCCTTGCATTGTGTGTAGATGAAGTTCGCGATCCAGACCTTCCCCAGGAGGTCCGCCCGGCCGACTGGCCGGCCGCTCCGCTCGGTTAGCCGAAACTCCGGCACCTCGCCGTAGACGCTGAGGGTTTCGAGCACGCCCTCGCTCGAGCCGACGGCGCGCTCCCCCCGCGCCCTCAGGGCAGGCTGGCCATTGACGAGGGCCCAGGCCGCTATGCCGCCCGCGGTGGCGACGAGGGCGAGCCCCACGCCCCAGAGTCCTCGCTGCCGCGTGTTCATCCCGTCAGGCCCCGGCCGGCGGCCTCACTTCTGGCGATTCCATGTCGTCCCCCGGTCGGCACTGCGGAAGATGACACCGTCGGCCGTCGCGGCATAGACCTCGTCCGGACGCCGCGGGTTCAGCGCGACCGCCGCCATGTTCTTGAGCCCCTTGCCGACGGCTTTCCAGCTCGCCCCGCCATCGACACTCTTGAAAAGACCGGCCCGCATGGCGACGTACATAGCCTTGGGATCGGCGGGACTGACCGCGAATCCGTTCACCGTCCGCGCGGCGGGCAGACCGCCCGCCACAGGCGTCCAGCCTCAGAAGCAGTCGGGGTCGCGCTGGAGGCCTTCCGCGGTCCCGGCGTAGAGCCAGATCCCGCCCATCCCGGTCGGGACGTTCACCGAGGCGAGGACCTTCACCTCGCCGCCCGGCCCATCGTCCACGCGCACCCACTTGCCTCCCCCGTCCGTGCTGCGATAGACGCCTTCGCCCTCGCCCCGCACGGCGGCATGGAGCTTCGCCGGGGTGTTCGGGTCGATGGCGAGCCCGTGGACATCCCGCCCTCCGAGCCCGGCGTTGATCTCGGTCCAGGTCGTGCCCCCGTCGGTCGTCTTGAAGATGCCGGCGTCGTGCGTGGCGGCATAGAGGGTGCGCGCGTCCTTGGGGTCGGCCACCAGGCTCATGATGTCCGCGTGGCCCGGCTTTACGGGGAGCGCCACCGGCTGCCAGGAGCGTCCCCCATCCTCGCTGCGGTAGACTCCGGTATGCGCCCCGAGCCAGAGCACTCGTCCGTCGGCGTCCATCGTGAGCGCGTGAACGTGCTCGAATCCCGCGCTCGCCGCCCGCGCGATCCCGGCCGTCCCCGCCAGCGACAGCGCCGCCGCGGCGAGCGTCACCCAGACGTTCGTTCGCCTGGCCATCTCTCCTCCCGTGTCAGTCGGGTCGTTGCGCGTGCCCCTTTAGATCCGGCCCGGCGGTGACACGCCAGCTCCACCCCGATCTCCCTTCTGGCCGCCCTTGTCGCCGCCGTCGTCCTGGTGCCCCATCTTCGACATCGAGCGCATCATGAGGTACATGCCGAGCGGGCAGGCCAGTGCCGCGAGGTAGGGCAAGGCGGCGCCAGCCGCGCCGGTCAACGCGCCGGTTCCCCCAAGCACCAGGACCGCGACGATCAGGATCGGCGCGCCCCAGCAGAGCGCTTTGCCGAGGTACGCCTTCCAGCTCCCCGGCACCGCGCCCTGGCCTATCCCGCAGCTGGCGGCCTCCACGCCCCCGTTCGAGGCGGCTGCCGCCTGCACGCGCGCCGCGCGCACTTCGCGGGCAAAGGCCTCGGCATGCGCCTCGGAGCAGAACGACTCGCCGAAGCGCTCGACCGCCGGGCCCTCCGGAGTCGTCTCCCGTCCACACAGGGTGCAGTAACGCCCGGGCGGCGGCGCGCTGTCCTTCGAGACCCGATTCGGTTCGAGCTTCGCCATGTCGTCGTCCCCCTTCGCGTCCGATCGGTTAGAGGGCCCAGTACGTCAGCGTGTCGTCAGGAGGAGTAGATGGCACCACATCGCTACTTCAAGAGCTCCTCGAGCTTCTTCCGGGAGCCGGTGTCGGCCCAGTCCCGGTAGCCGATCTCCACCGCCCGGACGATCCCCTGCCGGTCGATCAGGAACGTCGTCGGCAAGCCCCGCAGCCGGTACGCCCGCACCACTTCCCCGTTGGAATCCAGGAGAGCCGGAAAGGTCAGCTTGAGCTCGGCCATGAACTCTTTCACCCGCCCCGCAACCGCCTTCGGGTCCCCGGCGTCGATGTTGACGGCGAGGATCTCGAGCCCCCGGGCTTTGTAGTCTCGGTACACCCGCTCCATGGTCGGCATCTCCTCGCGGCACGGCGGACACCACGTCGCCCAGAAGTTGACGAGCACCGCCCTCTCACCGAGGACTCGGGAGAGCTGCACCGGCTTTCCGTCTGGGTCGCGCAGCGTGAAGTCGGGTGCGCGATGCCCCACCGTCGGCCGGACGTCGGCGGCGTCACTCGACGTCGCGGCGAGGACAGCGACCAGGAGCACCGCCACGAGCCACGGCGGCACGCTTCCGCCTCTCACGCGCTTCACGCAGGCAGACCTCCCCCTTTGGCATGGCGACCCAGCACCGCGACAAACGCCCGCGGCGAAGGGTCAGATTCCGCTTATTCCGATCTGACGGACGACGACGGACGAGCTAGGCGAGCGGAGAGGGGGGAGCGCGAGGACCGGCAGCAGTAGCGTGGAGCTGACGTTCCGCCTGCGCCGGGCGGGAGAGCGCGAGCTTGGCCCCGAGAGGCTCGGGCGGCGCCGTCGGGGTCGCCGCCGGCGGAACCGCCACCAGCGCGTAATCCCCGACCCACGGCTGGGCGCA
This genomic window contains:
- a CDS encoding multicopper oxidase domain-containing protein; protein product: MSAIGAPRLSRREFLGAAARAGLGAAAVSLGGSLPGRPAAAQPGGIREIRLEARELTWELAPGKRIGGMAYNGRIPGPEIRVREGERVRVLLTNALAEPTTIHWHGVNVPNAMDGVPGVTQKPVPPGSTFVYEFDARPAGTRWYHTHAQEHRQLDLGLAAPLIIEPTGPEPFPFDREYTLVLDDWATGTGRPLPSTAAGTAGGRGSMGGMMGRMMGGGMMGGMGSMGGMMGGGGGMGRMMGGSRTPAYDTMTINGKAYPATAPLTVRKGERVRLRLINASSEHTHVVRLAGHR
- a CDS encoding SCO family protein, yielding MNTRQRGLWGVGLALVATAGGIAAWALVNGQPALRARGERAVGSSEGVLETLSVYGEVPEFRLTERSGRPVGRADLLGKVWIANFIYTQCKETCPVQTALLARLQPEFAGEAALRLVSITVDPQHDTVAALRSYAERYGADPERWLFLTGEKRAIYQLAKEGFHLGVVDPDDPGQAAGPLRWLEPAPAFATHGSRGLIMHSSRFVLVDRQARVRAYHLPDEESLGRLRRNVTVLLRERAKGS
- a CDS encoding DUF2933 domain-containing protein gives rise to the protein MAKLEPNRVSKDSAPPPGRYCTLCGRETTPEGPAVERFGESFCSEAHAEAFAREVRAARVQAAAASNGGVEAASCGIGQGAVPGSWKAYLGKALCWGAPILIVAVLVLGGTGALTGAAGAALPYLAALACPLGMYLMMRSMSKMGHQDDGGDKGGQKGDRGGAGVSPPGRI
- a CDS encoding TlpA disulfide reductase family protein, encoding MKRVRGGSVPPWLVAVLLVAVLAATSSDAADVRPTVGHRAPDFTLRDPDGKPVQLSRVLGERAVLVNFWATWCPPCREEMPTMERVYRDYKARGLEILAVNIDAGDPKAVAGRVKEFMAELKLTFPALLDSNGEVVRAYRLRGLPTTFLIDRQGIVRAVEIGYRDWADTGSRKKLEELLK